In Priestia megaterium NBRC 15308 = ATCC 14581, the following proteins share a genomic window:
- a CDS encoding ABC transporter ATP-binding protein — MSLSIREVSKRYGEFTAVNELSLQIPKGEVFGFLGANGAGKTTTFRMILGLIEPTSGHIQWNDKSLTYSRSHLVGYLPEERGLYPKLKVKDQLVYLRRLRGMKKANVLQEMEHWLSRFNIPQYASKKVEELSKGNQQKIQFIASVIHRPELLILDEPFSGLDPVNVEVLKEAVLDLKKRGTTIVFSSHRMEHVEELCEYLCIMHHGTPVVYGRLPEIKRSFGKKNVIVHGKGPFERITELEGVVKVKKTAEGMIVQIQHESVSQLIFQELKYFSFVSKFAVEEPSLNDIFIEKVGASYE, encoded by the coding sequence ATGTCTCTTTCTATCCGTGAAGTTTCAAAAAGGTACGGTGAATTTACAGCTGTAAACGAGCTATCCCTGCAAATTCCAAAAGGCGAAGTGTTCGGTTTTTTAGGTGCAAACGGTGCTGGCAAAACGACGACGTTTCGAATGATTTTAGGGCTCATTGAACCAACCTCAGGTCATATCCAATGGAATGATAAATCTTTAACTTACAGTAGAAGTCATCTAGTTGGCTACCTTCCAGAAGAAAGGGGACTGTATCCGAAATTAAAAGTCAAAGATCAGCTTGTATATCTTAGACGGTTGCGCGGAATGAAAAAAGCGAACGTGCTGCAAGAAATGGAGCATTGGTTATCTAGATTCAATATTCCCCAATATGCTTCCAAAAAAGTAGAAGAGCTATCCAAAGGAAATCAGCAAAAAATTCAATTTATTGCCTCTGTTATTCATCGACCCGAGCTGCTTATTTTAGACGAACCTTTTAGCGGCTTAGATCCTGTAAACGTAGAGGTATTAAAAGAAGCGGTGCTTGATTTGAAAAAACGCGGAACGACGATTGTTTTTTCAAGTCATCGAATGGAACATGTGGAAGAACTTTGTGAATATTTATGTATTATGCATCATGGCACGCCTGTAGTGTATGGAAGGCTGCCCGAGATCAAACGTTCATTTGGAAAGAAAAACGTCATTGTACATGGAAAAGGTCCGTTTGAGAGAATTACAGAGCTTGAAGGCGTTGTAAAGGTAAAAAAAACGGCTGAGGGCATGATTGTTCAAATTCAACATGAATCCGTATCACAACTCATTTTTCAAGAACTTAAATACTTTTCATTTGTATCTAAATTCGCAGTGGAAGAGCCTTCATTAAATGATATTTTCATTGAAAAGGTAGGTGCTTCCTATGAATAA